In Streptomyces sp. NBC_00878, a single window of DNA contains:
- a CDS encoding MMPL family transporter gives MKHSDQTTRAVAAEPLAPPPAQPPPERGLASLARRLVRRRTPVFLLIAAVSLAAALFGAGAAGDLSSGGYTASDSESAKAEQLLADRFGTGSPNMVLLATGEGQVADPAAAEAGTELTGRIRELEGVGYAESYWTSQDPALRSKDGRSALILVRLSGDENEATHRSGELAEELSGKQGEFTVTATGRAPINDALEKQSEEDLTKAELIGAPLTLIILLAAFGSLVAALLPLLVGVVSVVCTLAVLRLLAGFTDVSLFAMNVTTALGFGLAVDYSLFIVTRYREELARGSEVVEAIAHSLRTAGRTVLFSALTVVLSLAALLVFPIAFLQSLAYAGIAVVSLAAVTSLVILPPTLAVIGRRIDRLDVFAGLRRRLPGAATEGGGVWHGLATGVMRRPVLAGAGVAVLLIALALPFAHARFGLTDDRILPQGAPAQTAADTIRSGFDGAGTAPVTVVLPDLPEDGRDAELTDYMAALSRTDGTVRVDGPLGSWATGQQVAEPGPTAGTFADARGVWLNVVSDTNPNSAAGERHTEDVREVRAPAEALVGGEAASLVDTKDSLMERIPYAVAVIALSMLILLFLFTGSLVVPLQALVLNTLSLTASFGAMVYVFQDGHLKWLVGDFVHTGQLEVTVPVLMFCVAFGLSMDYTVFLLSRIREEYLATGDNTRAVVFGIDHTGRLITAAALVVATVLGALATSELSLLKLLGAGLALAVLVDATLVRGILVPAVMKLCGRANWWAPAPLRRLHDKVGLRDG, from the coding sequence TTGAAGCACTCAGATCAGACGACACGCGCCGTGGCCGCCGAGCCCTTAGCGCCGCCTCCCGCGCAGCCACCTCCCGAGCGCGGACTCGCCTCACTCGCCCGGCGGCTGGTGCGCCGCAGGACCCCCGTCTTCCTGCTGATCGCGGCGGTCTCGCTTGCCGCCGCGCTGTTCGGAGCGGGAGCGGCGGGCGACCTGTCGAGCGGCGGCTACACGGCGAGCGACTCCGAGTCGGCGAAGGCCGAACAGTTGCTCGCCGACCGCTTCGGGACCGGCTCCCCCAACATGGTGCTGCTGGCCACCGGCGAGGGTCAGGTGGCGGACCCGGCGGCGGCCGAGGCGGGCACGGAACTGACCGGCCGGATCCGGGAGTTGGAGGGAGTGGGCTACGCGGAGTCGTACTGGACGTCCCAGGACCCCGCGCTGCGCTCGAAGGACGGCCGCTCCGCGCTGATCCTGGTGCGGCTGTCCGGCGACGAGAACGAGGCCACGCACCGGTCGGGTGAGCTGGCCGAGGAACTCTCGGGCAAGCAGGGCGAGTTCACGGTCACGGCCACCGGACGCGCTCCGATCAACGACGCGCTGGAGAAGCAGAGCGAGGAGGACCTGACCAAGGCCGAACTCATCGGCGCGCCGCTCACCCTGATCATCCTGCTGGCCGCCTTCGGCTCACTGGTGGCGGCTCTGCTGCCGCTGCTGGTGGGCGTCGTCTCGGTCGTCTGCACCCTGGCCGTCCTGCGTCTGCTGGCCGGCTTCACCGATGTCTCCCTGTTCGCGATGAACGTCACCACGGCGCTGGGCTTCGGACTCGCCGTCGACTACAGCCTGTTCATCGTGACCCGTTATCGCGAGGAGCTGGCGCGGGGCAGCGAGGTCGTCGAGGCCATCGCCCACAGTCTGCGTACCGCGGGACGGACCGTTCTGTTCTCCGCGCTCACGGTCGTGCTGTCCCTGGCCGCCCTGCTGGTGTTCCCGATCGCCTTCCTCCAGTCACTCGCCTACGCCGGTATCGCGGTGGTGAGCCTGGCCGCGGTCACCTCGCTGGTGATCCTGCCGCCGACGCTGGCCGTCATCGGCCGGCGGATCGACCGGCTCGACGTGTTCGCCGGGCTGCGGCGGCGCCTGCCGGGCGCGGCCACGGAGGGGGGCGGCGTCTGGCACGGGCTGGCCACCGGGGTGATGCGCCGTCCGGTGCTCGCCGGGGCCGGCGTGGCCGTGCTGCTGATCGCGCTCGCCCTGCCCTTCGCGCACGCCCGGTTCGGCCTCACGGACGACCGCATCCTCCCTCAAGGGGCTCCGGCGCAGACGGCGGCCGACACCATCCGTTCCGGCTTCGACGGTGCGGGCACGGCCCCGGTGACCGTGGTGCTGCCTGACCTGCCGGAGGACGGCCGGGACGCCGAACTGACCGACTACATGGCCGCGTTGTCCCGAACGGACGGCACCGTACGGGTGGACGGCCCCCTCGGCAGCTGGGCGACGGGACAGCAGGTCGCCGAACCCGGCCCCACCGCCGGGACGTTCGCCGACGCCCGGGGTGTCTGGCTGAACGTCGTGTCCGACACCAACCCCAACTCCGCCGCCGGCGAGCGGCACACCGAGGACGTCCGCGAAGTGCGGGCGCCCGCCGAGGCGTTGGTCGGCGGCGAGGCGGCCTCGCTGGTGGACACCAAGGACTCGCTCATGGAGCGCATCCCGTACGCCGTCGCGGTGATCGCCCTGAGCATGCTGATCCTGCTCTTCCTGTTCACCGGCAGCCTCGTGGTGCCGTTGCAGGCCCTGGTGCTCAACACCCTCAGCCTCACCGCCTCCTTCGGGGCGATGGTGTACGTGTTCCAGGACGGCCATCTCAAGTGGCTGGTCGGCGATTTCGTCCACACCGGGCAGCTGGAGGTCACCGTCCCGGTGCTGATGTTCTGCGTGGCCTTCGGCCTCTCCATGGACTACACCGTCTTCCTGCTGTCCCGGATCCGGGAGGAGTACCTCGCGACCGGCGACAACACGCGGGCCGTGGTCTTCGGCATCGACCACACCGGCCGTCTGATCACCGCCGCCGCGCTGGTCGTGGCGACCGTGCTGGGCGCCCTGGCGACGTCGGAGCTGAGCCTGCTCAAGCTGCTCGGCGCGGGGCTCGCGCTCGCGGTGCTGGTGGACGCGACCCTGGTGCGCGGCATCCTCGTACCGGCCGTGATGAAACTCTGCGGCCGGGCCAACTGGTGGGCCCCGGCTCCACTGCGCCGACTGCACGACAAGGTCGGCCTGCGCGACGGCTGA